In Notamacropus eugenii isolate mMacEug1 chromosome 1, mMacEug1.pri_v2, whole genome shotgun sequence, one genomic interval encodes:
- the CRIPT gene encoding cysteine-rich PDZ-binding protein isoform X2, translated as MVCEKCEKKLGTVITPDTWKDGARNTTESGGRKLNENKALTSKKARFDPYGKNKFSTCRICKSSVHQPGSHYCQGCAYKKGICSMCGKKVLDTKNYKQTSV; from the exons ATGGTTTGCGAGAAAT GTGAAAAGAAACTTGGTACTGTTATTACTCCTGATACTTGGAAGGATGGAGCAAGGAACACTACAG AAAGTGGTGgaaggaaattaaatgaaaacaagGCTTTGACTTCAAAGAAAGCAAG atTTGACCCATATGGCAAGAATAAGTTCTCCACTTGCAGAATTTGTAAAAGTTCTGTGCATCAGCCGGGTTCTCATTACTGCCAAGGCTGTGCTTACAAAAAGG gcATCTGCTCAATGTGTGGAAAGAAGGTTTTGGATACCAAGAATTACAAGCAAACATCTGTTTAG
- the CRIPT gene encoding cysteine-rich PDZ-binding protein isoform X1 — MNWSVKKPVGYYSTPGEKKLGTVITPDTWKDGARNTTESGGRKLNENKALTSKKARFDPYGKNKFSTCRICKSSVHQPGSHYCQGCAYKKGICSMCGKKVLDTKNYKQTSV; from the exons atgaactgGAGTGTGAAGAAACCAGTGGGCTATTATAGTACTCCAG GTGAAAAGAAACTTGGTACTGTTATTACTCCTGATACTTGGAAGGATGGAGCAAGGAACACTACAG AAAGTGGTGgaaggaaattaaatgaaaacaagGCTTTGACTTCAAAGAAAGCAAG atTTGACCCATATGGCAAGAATAAGTTCTCCACTTGCAGAATTTGTAAAAGTTCTGTGCATCAGCCGGGTTCTCATTACTGCCAAGGCTGTGCTTACAAAAAGG gcATCTGCTCAATGTGTGGAAAGAAGGTTTTGGATACCAAGAATTACAAGCAAACATCTGTTTAG